From Streptomyces durmitorensis, a single genomic window includes:
- a CDS encoding alpha/beta fold hydrolase: MASFALPHVLLGDGPHKVIAVHGWLADRSAYAPVLADLDLASFRYAVPDLRGYGEAKDAVGAYTASEGAADVVALADRLGWDRFSLIGHSMGASVAQRVLAIAPHRIRRLVGVSPVPASGLDLPPEQWELFSEADRLPENRRAIIDITTGGVRPAAWLDRMVARSLEVSDAKAFRTWLDSWAREDFHDRIEGSTVPALAVVGALDPALGADLMRRTWLRWYARAELTELPASGHYAMDETPLALIRAVEDFLRADGGGSGAS; encoded by the coding sequence GTGGCCTCCTTCGCACTCCCCCATGTCCTGCTGGGCGACGGCCCGCACAAGGTGATCGCCGTGCACGGCTGGCTGGCCGACCGCTCGGCGTACGCGCCGGTGCTCGCGGACCTCGACCTCGCCTCGTTCCGGTACGCGGTGCCCGACCTGCGCGGGTACGGGGAGGCGAAGGACGCGGTCGGCGCGTACACGGCCTCCGAGGGGGCGGCCGATGTCGTCGCCCTGGCCGATCGCCTCGGCTGGGACCGGTTCTCGCTGATCGGCCACTCGATGGGCGCGAGCGTCGCCCAGCGGGTCCTCGCGATCGCCCCGCACCGGATCCGCAGGCTGGTCGGCGTCTCGCCCGTGCCCGCGTCCGGACTCGACCTCCCGCCCGAGCAGTGGGAGCTGTTCTCCGAGGCGGACCGGCTTCCGGAGAACCGCCGCGCGATCATCGACATCACCACCGGCGGGGTGCGGCCCGCGGCCTGGCTCGACCGCATGGTGGCGCGCTCGCTGGAGGTCAGCGACGCCAAGGCCTTCCGCACCTGGCTCGACTCCTGGGCGCGGGAGGACTTCCACGACCGGATCGAGGGCTCGACCGTGCCGGCGCTCGCGGTGGTCGGGGCCCTCGACCCCGCGCTCGGTGCGGATCTGATGCGCCGGACGTGGCTGCGCTGGTACGCGCGCGCCGAACTCACCGAACTCCCCGCGTCGGGCCACTACGCGATGGACGAGACGCCGCTCGCCCTCATCCGCGCGGTGGAGGACTTCTTGCGGGCGGACGGCGGGGGCAGCGGCGCGTCATGA
- a CDS encoding vWA domain-containing protein → MANRPVHFIWMLDCSGSMGVNGKIGELNFAIREAIPEMQQAAESNPAASLLVRAISFASGASWHVSEPTPVDRFAWEDVHTYGGTDMGAAFKLAAGALQTPPMPQRALPPVLALASDGQPTDDWRAGLREIDATPWGKRAVRVAVAIGDDADKSMLKEFLANPELEPLQAKNPRQLAAAIRWMSTAVVKDASTPKVEDARPASPLGPAPLTKDDEDDIW, encoded by the coding sequence ATGGCCAACCGCCCCGTCCACTTCATCTGGATGCTCGACTGTTCGGGCTCCATGGGCGTGAACGGCAAGATCGGCGAACTGAACTTCGCCATCCGCGAGGCCATCCCCGAGATGCAGCAGGCCGCCGAGTCCAACCCGGCCGCCTCCCTGCTCGTACGCGCCATCTCCTTTGCCAGCGGCGCCAGTTGGCATGTGAGTGAGCCCACCCCGGTGGACCGCTTCGCCTGGGAGGACGTGCACACGTACGGCGGCACCGACATGGGCGCGGCGTTCAAGCTCGCCGCGGGTGCGCTCCAGACCCCGCCGATGCCGCAGCGCGCGCTGCCCCCGGTGCTCGCGCTCGCCTCCGACGGTCAGCCCACCGACGACTGGCGCGCGGGCCTGCGGGAGATCGACGCGACGCCGTGGGGCAAGCGTGCCGTGCGGGTCGCCGTGGCCATCGGGGACGACGCGGACAAGAGCATGCTCAAGGAGTTCCTCGCCAACCCGGAGCTCGAGCCCCTTCAGGCCAAGAACCCCCGCCAGCTCGCCGCGGCCATCCGCTGGATGTCGACGGCCGTCGTGAAGGACGCGTCGACGCCGAAGGTCGAGGACGCCAGGCCCGCGTCCCCGCTCGGACCGGCGCCGCTGACCAAGGACGACGAAGACGACATCTGGTGA
- a CDS encoding serine/threonine protein kinase yields MVNGMLAAGKTLVAESGEKVTVAELFGSGGQGEVYRVTTPQGDRALKWYYPQLADARQRQILEGLIARGWSDDRFLWPTAIVLDPEGPKSGAPGFGYLMDVRPGRFQDLPALFRRDPSVSAATMRTLVTVALHTVEAYRSLHSRGIAYRDINWGNIFFDPRTGDVLVCDNDNAVVEGESAAVAGTMDFMAPELVRRDKGAQPGTQTDLHSLAVLLFLLLMNDHPFNGAQALQIRCMDEAAKRRLYGTDPVFIYDPSDARNRPVPGEQPTVVATWGALPQILRDLFVRTFTEGVRTPVKRVRESQWCDALSQVLDAITQCGSCGKQNLTQPDGAAPDCWKCGRTLVLPPRLELVTGTGTSRTRRGIRLAPSARVYAHHLVEYPDRHDFRAVVGEVTEHPQNRGRFGLTNHTKDVWTARKDDGTVRDVEPGRTIALRAGLLLEFGGGAEAEVRD; encoded by the coding sequence ATGGTGAACGGCATGCTCGCCGCCGGAAAGACCCTGGTGGCCGAGTCGGGGGAGAAGGTCACGGTCGCCGAGCTCTTCGGCTCCGGCGGCCAGGGCGAGGTCTACCGCGTGACGACGCCGCAGGGCGATCGCGCGCTGAAGTGGTACTACCCGCAGCTGGCCGACGCCCGCCAGCGCCAGATCCTCGAAGGGCTCATCGCGCGGGGCTGGAGCGACGACCGCTTCCTGTGGCCCACCGCCATAGTCCTCGATCCGGAGGGCCCCAAGAGCGGTGCGCCGGGCTTCGGCTATCTGATGGACGTACGCCCCGGACGCTTCCAGGACCTGCCCGCGCTGTTCCGCCGCGACCCCTCGGTGTCCGCCGCGACGATGCGCACGCTGGTCACCGTGGCGCTGCACACCGTCGAGGCGTACCGGTCGCTGCACTCCAGGGGCATCGCCTACCGCGACATCAACTGGGGCAACATCTTCTTCGACCCGCGCACCGGGGACGTCCTGGTGTGCGACAACGACAACGCGGTGGTGGAGGGCGAGTCCGCCGCCGTCGCCGGGACCATGGACTTCATGGCGCCAGAACTGGTCCGCCGCGACAAGGGGGCCCAGCCCGGCACGCAGACCGACCTGCACTCGCTCGCGGTGCTGCTCTTCCTGCTCCTCATGAACGACCACCCGTTCAACGGCGCGCAGGCCCTGCAGATCCGCTGCATGGACGAGGCGGCCAAGCGGCGTCTGTACGGCACCGACCCGGTCTTCATCTACGACCCTTCCGACGCCCGCAACCGCCCCGTGCCCGGCGAGCAGCCGACCGTGGTGGCCACCTGGGGCGCGCTGCCGCAGATCCTGCGCGACCTGTTCGTCCGTACCTTCACGGAGGGGGTACGGACGCCGGTCAAGCGGGTGCGCGAGTCGCAGTGGTGCGACGCCCTGAGCCAGGTCCTCGACGCCATCACCCAGTGCGGCTCGTGCGGCAAGCAGAACCTCACGCAGCCGGACGGCGCGGCCCCCGACTGCTGGAAGTGCGGCCGTACGCTGGTGCTTCCGCCGCGGCTCGAACTGGTCACCGGCACCGGGACGTCGCGCACCCGGCGCGGCATCAGGCTCGCCCCGAGCGCGCGGGTCTACGCCCATCACCTGGTCGAGTACCCCGACCGGCACGACTTCCGGGCCGTCGTGGGCGAGGTGACCGAACACCCCCAGAACCGGGGCAGGTTCGGACTCACCAACCACACCAAGGACGTGTGGACCGCGCGGAAGGACGACGGGACGGTGCGGGACGTGGAGCCGGGCCGGACGATCGCGCTGCGGGCGGGTCTGCTCCTGGAGTTCGGGGGTGGGGCGGAGGCGGAGGTGCGGGACTAG
- a CDS encoding GTPase-associated protein 1-related protein, with the protein MAIRRLSYRLDEEPDTGAVRLIPAPAGPQEQEKEHTLESPELAAFALAVGQRQGLSRSRLPDGAGLLCHTVAGPPGSTPAEHRVDVAYADGTDELPLSLTLGDVAPEGLVVFARAHAPRVAPFLADVRRLFDERAGRQIVVAESAPETVACWIALACASLPDAYAASLTFSTWTAQPRRAPQQILGIGPDADFDRFDGPTLDHFYRVHDGLGGQGSTPIPDPWAEVTARQWIEGTPPEPPCEGDDPFALTHPPLDMRQLAALSGDTRRDVVRAHAASVAQEDAGSPLVDELYGLCRALGAEDPAAAEPLALALVRHYVAVAEQQGTLPDLAACRRLPLDADAWQRLCGDFGSRADDTLRRSLHEPIGAWTERLRLVLDLGAGAGRGLEKATERLANALLNPGRRACAEAVEVLEALGHTGLNRQVLSLLGGGLTEGKLGKLRDFANSPQGEWLRRRVEAGEAPLVLHLAEAGARFQRQPHCLRGARLFAALVELVPGRKVTDPVTLKWLWRIVWGGKQPDPADLAELARTCPTRLFVEAGYAVPLAVLLRSPERVDRDLVEFARDLRATGQLTALQRATAELLMTSYEFADGHLSLRTAVERLRVQSEQAARLGAVLREGTGAWVGRGFALAAPVELCHRPALDFLMSTGEDVLRPYREMFLDEGAWERRFRELPGRPADVAAFYNIWRPRHGQPITKEWQRVADELLTRVLAPVVPYLDSWTLGQVATEIARQPHGRGSQRVQEWNAWRSRQAGAQGPPRPGSGPGHGPGHIPGHGPDRGR; encoded by the coding sequence ATGGCCATCCGCCGACTCAGCTACCGGCTCGACGAGGAGCCGGACACCGGAGCCGTCCGTCTGATCCCCGCACCGGCGGGACCGCAGGAGCAGGAGAAGGAACACACCCTCGAATCCCCGGAGTTGGCGGCGTTCGCGCTGGCCGTCGGACAGCGTCAAGGTCTCAGCCGCAGCAGGCTTCCGGACGGCGCGGGGCTCCTGTGCCACACCGTGGCCGGGCCACCCGGAAGCACGCCCGCCGAGCACCGCGTCGACGTGGCGTACGCGGACGGCACCGATGAACTGCCCCTGTCCCTGACCCTGGGTGACGTCGCCCCCGAGGGGCTGGTCGTCTTCGCCCGCGCGCACGCTCCCCGCGTCGCACCCTTCCTCGCCGACGTGCGCCGTCTGTTCGACGAGCGGGCCGGGCGGCAGATCGTCGTCGCCGAGTCCGCCCCCGAGACCGTGGCCTGCTGGATCGCCCTCGCCTGCGCCTCGCTGCCCGACGCGTACGCCGCATCGCTGACGTTCAGCACCTGGACCGCGCAGCCGCGCAGAGCGCCGCAGCAGATCCTCGGCATCGGGCCCGACGCGGACTTCGACCGGTTCGACGGGCCCACGCTCGACCACTTCTACCGCGTGCACGACGGGCTCGGCGGCCAGGGAAGCACCCCGATCCCCGACCCATGGGCCGAGGTGACCGCCCGGCAGTGGATCGAGGGGACACCGCCCGAGCCGCCGTGCGAGGGCGACGACCCGTTCGCCTTGACCCACCCGCCCCTCGACATGCGGCAGTTGGCGGCCCTTTCGGGCGACACCCGCCGGGACGTCGTGCGCGCCCATGCGGCGTCCGTGGCGCAGGAGGATGCGGGCAGCCCTCTCGTCGACGAGCTGTACGGACTCTGCCGCGCGCTCGGGGCCGAGGACCCCGCGGCGGCCGAACCGCTGGCCCTCGCCCTGGTCCGGCACTACGTGGCGGTGGCCGAGCAGCAGGGCACGCTGCCCGACCTCGCCGCGTGCCGGCGGCTCCCGCTGGACGCCGACGCCTGGCAGCGGCTGTGCGGGGACTTCGGCAGCCGCGCGGACGACACCCTGCGGCGCAGCCTCCATGAACCCATCGGCGCCTGGACCGAACGGCTGCGGCTGGTGCTCGACCTGGGTGCGGGCGCCGGGCGCGGCCTGGAGAAGGCGACGGAACGGCTCGCCAACGCGCTGCTCAACCCCGGGCGGCGGGCGTGCGCGGAGGCCGTCGAGGTCCTGGAGGCGCTCGGCCACACGGGGCTGAACCGGCAGGTCCTGAGTCTGCTCGGCGGGGGACTCACCGAGGGCAAGCTGGGCAAGCTCCGCGACTTCGCCAACTCGCCCCAGGGGGAGTGGCTCCGGCGGCGCGTCGAGGCCGGCGAGGCGCCGCTCGTGCTCCATCTCGCCGAGGCCGGTGCCCGCTTCCAGCGGCAGCCGCACTGCCTGCGGGGCGCCCGGCTCTTCGCCGCGCTCGTGGAGCTGGTGCCGGGCCGGAAGGTGACCGACCCCGTGACGCTGAAGTGGCTGTGGCGGATCGTGTGGGGCGGCAAGCAGCCCGACCCCGCCGACCTGGCGGAGCTCGCCCGCACCTGCCCGACGCGGCTGTTCGTCGAGGCGGGATACGCCGTCCCGCTCGCCGTCCTGCTCAGGTCGCCGGAGCGGGTCGACCGCGACCTGGTCGAGTTCGCGAGGGACCTGCGGGCGACGGGTCAGCTGACCGCGCTCCAGCGCGCCACGGCCGAACTCCTCATGACGTCGTACGAGTTCGCCGACGGGCACCTCTCCCTGCGCACCGCCGTCGAGCGCCTGCGCGTCCAGTCCGAGCAGGCCGCGCGGCTCGGTGCCGTCCTGCGGGAAGGGACCGGTGCCTGGGTCGGCCGGGGGTTCGCCCTGGCGGCTCCCGTCGAGTTGTGCCACCGTCCCGCCCTGGACTTCCTGATGAGCACGGGCGAAGACGTACTGCGGCCCTATCGCGAGATGTTCCTCGACGAAGGCGCATGGGAGCGGCGGTTCCGCGAACTGCCGGGCCGACCGGCCGATGTCGCCGCGTTCTACAACATCTGGCGCCCCCGCCACGGGCAACCGATCACGAAGGAGTGGCAGCGGGTCGCCGACGAGCTGCTCACCCGCGTCCTCGCTCCCGTGGTGCCGTACCTGGACTCCTGGACGCTCGGCCAGGTCGCCACGGAGATCGCCCGGCAGCCGCACGGGCGGGGGTCGCAGCGGGTCCAGGAATGGAACGCCTGGCGCAGCAGGCAGGCGGGGGCGCAAGGGCCACCAAGACCCGGCTCCGGTCCTGGGCACGGCCCTGGCCACATCCCTGGCCACGGTCCTGACCGCGGCCGCTGA
- a CDS encoding PP2C family serine/threonine-protein phosphatase encodes MSGPSTPARTRATTGGFAILGATVKGVGKKYSQDSCGTLSVAQGRAAVLTVADGHGSAAHFRSDLGSWWAVEEFTACAEGFAREAVRVGDDAKGWTGLRAEARRLPQQVAHRWRERALLHDWNSPAHGGLRLPGAVGGAPDLAVYGSTLIGAVLTEHMLFCWQLGDGDIVLVDADGTPRTPLSTGPDMGDETDSLCEPEPWRKMRSHWEPFTTGPPPAVLISTDGLSKSFADHQGFLDFATGVTERAAGQGVPAVQAQLADWLERAAKYSGDDTTFVGALAATAPAEPKSAVDGSADGSAEQEAEKGTAW; translated from the coding sequence GTGAGCGGGCCATCGACACCGGCACGGACACGGGCCACGACCGGCGGCTTTGCCATCCTCGGCGCCACCGTCAAGGGAGTCGGCAAGAAGTACAGCCAGGACAGCTGCGGCACCCTCTCCGTGGCCCAGGGGCGCGCCGCGGTGCTCACGGTGGCCGACGGGCACGGTTCCGCCGCGCACTTCCGCAGCGACCTCGGATCCTGGTGGGCCGTCGAGGAGTTCACCGCGTGCGCGGAGGGCTTCGCGCGGGAAGCGGTGCGCGTCGGCGACGACGCGAAGGGCTGGACCGGCCTGCGCGCCGAGGCCCGCAGGCTGCCGCAGCAGGTGGCGCACCGCTGGCGCGAGCGCGCGCTGCTGCACGACTGGAACTCCCCTGCGCACGGTGGACTCCGGCTGCCGGGCGCGGTCGGCGGTGCGCCCGACCTCGCCGTGTACGGCAGCACCCTCATCGGTGCCGTGCTCACCGAACACATGCTCTTCTGCTGGCAGTTGGGCGACGGGGACATCGTCCTCGTCGACGCGGACGGCACCCCGCGCACACCGCTCTCGACGGGGCCCGACATGGGGGACGAGACGGACTCGCTGTGCGAGCCGGAGCCATGGCGCAAGATGCGGTCGCACTGGGAGCCCTTCACCACGGGCCCGCCGCCGGCCGTGCTCATCTCCACCGACGGGCTCTCCAAGAGCTTCGCCGACCACCAGGGGTTCCTGGACTTCGCCACCGGCGTCACCGAGCGCGCCGCGGGGCAGGGCGTGCCCGCGGTGCAGGCACAGCTCGCGGACTGGCTGGAGCGCGCCGCCAAGTACTCCGGTGACGACACGACGTTCGTGGGCGCTCTCGCGGCCACGGCACCCGCTGAGCCCAAAAGCGCAGTCGATGGCTCAGCCGATGGCTCAGCCGAACAGGAAGCCGAGAAAGGAACCGCATGGTGA
- a CDS encoding Hsp70 family protein — MTAAVGRTPVCLGLDFGSTGVRALFALPGEAARRLDDAAGDWPWPLCEPAPAGVLPVTFPSVKSRLGSGRPVLVRGASLPPEHLVVPMLRVLRERVEARTSGTVAQTVISVPAAYRSAQRSALRDAAREAGLAPARLISDAMAAVVGHASERESGTFLVYGMGYEGFEIGLVRGVRGHYRALGHEGAVTSGGRAFDGEVLSSAVRLLRRHRGPGSVSGVAPEVWLALRARAQEAREALSTPGSAGAAELSLDVGTGPPLEVRITRPHLDAFLALHVRRTVDRARSLLDQSGMTPADVDTLLLTGGNTLMEQVSSGVAELGGHRVQAPPELLALGALKHAVRLAGGAAAGSAALEEGPLQPADPAEDTLSDPPALTATLVGGAGGSGGAEPVRGAPPSRDVERARVLAGQGRTDEAVALLRGIVAEAGALLDTLTSKAARAAQASQAPQAPQASQAPQASLDAPPNALPVPPPVAAESDTPPPADRIAMRQLARAESLLELGRYDDAVQASHAAWLGAATKAAGADVLDAMIDVHCAAAMADSAPGHFPDAERWLRCAYSHDPTSERVRGLLAERTYRHAVEVQRLGGRDEAIEALGKCLTWDPEHADAEALLRRLNRDGRSRRGPRAGGSV, encoded by the coding sequence ATGACCGCGGCGGTGGGGCGCACCCCTGTGTGCCTCGGGCTCGACTTCGGCAGCACGGGCGTGCGCGCGCTGTTCGCGCTGCCCGGAGAGGCAGCGCGACGGCTCGACGACGCGGCCGGCGACTGGCCGTGGCCGCTGTGCGAGCCCGCCCCTGCGGGCGTACTGCCCGTCACCTTCCCCAGCGTGAAGAGCCGGCTCGGCAGCGGGCGGCCCGTCCTGGTGCGCGGGGCGTCGCTCCCGCCGGAGCATCTGGTGGTCCCGATGCTGCGGGTGCTGCGGGAGCGTGTCGAGGCCCGGACGTCGGGGACGGTCGCGCAGACCGTGATCAGCGTGCCCGCGGCCTACCGGTCGGCGCAGCGTTCGGCGCTGCGGGACGCGGCGCGGGAGGCGGGGCTCGCGCCCGCGCGGCTGATCAGCGACGCGATGGCCGCGGTCGTCGGGCACGCGTCGGAGCGGGAGAGCGGCACCTTCCTCGTGTACGGGATGGGGTACGAGGGGTTCGAGATCGGCCTGGTCCGCGGTGTGCGGGGCCACTACCGCGCGCTCGGCCACGAGGGGGCGGTCACCTCGGGCGGGCGCGCCTTCGACGGGGAGGTGCTCTCGTCGGCGGTACGGCTGCTGCGCAGGCACCGCGGCCCCGGATCGGTGTCGGGGGTCGCCCCGGAGGTGTGGCTCGCGCTGCGGGCGCGGGCGCAGGAGGCGCGGGAGGCGCTGAGCACGCCGGGGAGCGCGGGGGCCGCCGAGCTGTCCCTGGACGTGGGCACGGGGCCGCCGCTGGAAGTACGGATCACCCGGCCCCATCTGGACGCCTTCCTCGCCCTGCATGTGCGGCGCACGGTGGACCGGGCACGGTCGCTCCTGGACCAGTCGGGGATGACACCGGCGGACGTGGATACGCTGCTTCTGACCGGCGGCAACACCCTGATGGAGCAGGTGAGTTCGGGGGTGGCGGAGCTCGGCGGCCACCGGGTGCAGGCACCGCCCGAGCTGCTCGCCCTGGGGGCGCTGAAGCACGCGGTGCGGCTCGCGGGCGGTGCGGCGGCCGGGTCCGCCGCCCTGGAGGAGGGCCCACTTCAGCCCGCCGACCCCGCCGAGGACACGCTCTCGGACCCGCCTGCCCTGACGGCCACGCTGGTCGGGGGCGCGGGCGGGAGCGGGGGCGCGGAGCCGGTGCGGGGCGCGCCGCCCAGCAGGGACGTGGAGCGGGCGCGGGTACTCGCGGGGCAGGGGCGCACGGATGAGGCGGTGGCGCTGCTGCGGGGGATCGTCGCGGAGGCGGGGGCGCTGCTCGACACGCTCACGTCGAAGGCGGCGCGGGCCGCGCAGGCATCGCAAGCACCGCAGGCACCGCAGGCATCGCAGGCACCGCAGGCATCGCTGGACGCACCGCCGAACGCGCTGCCGGTTCCGCCACCGGTGGCCGCCGAGTCCGACACCCCGCCTCCCGCCGACCGGATCGCGATGCGGCAACTCGCCCGAGCCGAGAGCCTGTTGGAACTCGGGCGGTACGACGATGCCGTGCAGGCCTCGCACGCGGCGTGGCTCGGGGCGGCCACCAAGGCCGCGGGCGCCGACGTGCTCGACGCGATGATCGACGTGCACTGCGCGGCCGCGATGGCCGACTCCGCGCCCGGTCACTTCCCCGACGCCGAGCGGTGGCTGCGGTGCGCGTACAGCCATGACCCGACCAGCGAACGCGTGCGCGGGCTCCTCGCCGAGCGCACCTACCGGCACGCGGTCGAAGTGCAGCGCCTCGGGGGACGCGATGAGGCGATTGAGGCCCTGGGGAAGTGCCTCACATGGGATCCTGAACACGCCGATGCCGAGGCCTTGTTGCGGCGGTTGAACCGCGACGGAAGGAGCCGGCGAGGCCCGAGAGCAGGGGGAAGCGTTTGA
- a CDS encoding DUF1266 domain-containing protein — MHGAVAPEAEDEYHDDVFPNVDAPDDGTPWQAPADLEEHLYELCEADDGYTYLRAIAITGLYRPVSVADIEPGATDRPVLTVELPDGRRIAQMYTVGLLPRPHPEVVYEFVTLGTLAAELPDDIDILVVNAATPCQQFYLTTEEERDVWADLHADHYVDGRLHDRIDTRRTGAPESPVLLHGLACGAHLCFANGDAWNTLDWHGAGHNSEVERLAEWWGVHSREDWLGTQERLLSREVSPWYWDFVLGARTSLIEQFGPRVDAELWRQCVEVTIRNRMAESGGPESAHKPGDDPELDDFVAALRGLVGKVIRYESRFRADDLLPPDGHVRTVAAWDIGRASKMARWGRGARYASHAELERAIERASREARSSYTSWEEFSAGYVLGRCLHFDEEQFGDWYTTVLQAHRELVSDPDSPWLTVPFA; from the coding sequence ATGCACGGCGCAGTCGCCCCCGAAGCCGAGGACGAGTACCACGACGACGTCTTCCCGAACGTCGACGCCCCCGACGACGGCACCCCCTGGCAGGCGCCCGCCGACCTCGAAGAGCACCTGTACGAACTGTGCGAGGCCGACGACGGGTACACATATCTGCGGGCGATAGCCATTACCGGCCTGTACCGCCCGGTGTCGGTGGCCGACATCGAGCCGGGCGCGACCGACCGCCCGGTCCTCACCGTCGAACTCCCCGACGGCCGCCGCATCGCACAGATGTACACCGTCGGACTGCTCCCCCGCCCGCACCCCGAGGTGGTGTACGAGTTCGTCACGCTCGGCACGCTCGCGGCCGAACTGCCGGACGACATAGACATCTTGGTGGTCAACGCGGCCACGCCCTGCCAGCAGTTCTACCTGACGACCGAGGAGGAGCGGGACGTCTGGGCGGACCTGCACGCGGACCACTACGTCGACGGCCGCCTGCACGACCGCATCGACACGCGCCGCACCGGCGCCCCCGAATCCCCGGTCCTCCTGCACGGCCTGGCCTGTGGCGCCCATCTCTGCTTCGCCAACGGCGACGCCTGGAACACCCTCGACTGGCACGGCGCGGGCCACAACTCCGAGGTCGAGCGCCTTGCGGAGTGGTGGGGCGTGCACAGCCGCGAGGACTGGCTAGGCACGCAGGAGCGGCTCCTGAGCCGTGAAGTCAGCCCGTGGTACTGGGACTTCGTGCTCGGCGCCCGTACGTCGCTGATCGAGCAGTTCGGCCCGCGCGTCGACGCCGAGCTGTGGCGCCAGTGCGTGGAGGTGACGATCCGCAACCGCATGGCCGAGAGCGGCGGGCCCGAATCGGCGCACAAGCCGGGCGACGACCCCGAGCTGGACGACTTCGTCGCGGCGCTGCGCGGTCTCGTCGGGAAGGTCATCCGCTACGAGTCCCGGTTCCGCGCCGACGATCTCCTGCCGCCCGACGGCCATGTCCGCACCGTCGCGGCCTGGGACATCGGCCGCGCGTCGAAGATGGCCCGCTGGGGCCGGGGCGCGCGGTACGCGTCCCACGCGGAGCTGGAGAGGGCGATCGAGCGCGCGAGCCGCGAGGCACGGTCGTCGTACACGTCGTGGGAGGAGTTCTCCGCGGGTTACGTACTCGGCCGCTGCCTCCACTTCGACGAGGAGCAGTTCGGCGACTGGTACACGACGGTGCTCCAGGCCCATCGCGAGCTGGTCTCGGATCCGGACAGCCCGTGGCTGACGGTGCCGTTCGCATGA
- a CDS encoding cytochrome P450: MNAGTSSRGGEIAAVPDVFDPRQYAAGVPHDRYRLLRDLHPVAWQEEPRVLDWPSGPGFWAVTRHADVVRVLRDSTTFSSHLGATQIRDPAPDDLPFIRRMMLNQDRPDHGRLRRLVSRAFTPRRVERFESLVRDRARTLLATAADRARDADGTCDLVTAVTDDYALLNLADLLGVPESDRGLLLHWTQRVIGYQDPDEAGEAVRGPDGRPVDPRSPAMLRDMFAYAQDLAAHKRRAPADIMTTLATDPELTDPELEMFFFLLTVAGNDTVRGAAPGGLLAFAEHPDAYRRFHAGDATTATTVDELLRHHPPVLTFRRTATRDTTLAGRAIGAGDKVVVFHASANHDERVFTDPHRLDLSRSPNPHVSFGDGPHVCLGAHFARLQLSILYEEFRATRPTPPQLAGPPRRLVSNFINGLKSVPVQM, encoded by the coding sequence ATGAACGCGGGCACCTCGTCCCGAGGCGGTGAAATCGCCGCGGTCCCCGACGTGTTCGACCCGCGGCAGTACGCGGCCGGGGTCCCGCACGACCGCTACCGCCTGCTCCGGGATCTGCACCCCGTCGCCTGGCAGGAGGAGCCACGGGTGCTCGACTGGCCGTCCGGACCCGGCTTCTGGGCGGTCACACGGCACGCGGACGTCGTCCGTGTCCTGCGGGACTCCACCACGTTCTCCTCGCACCTGGGCGCCACGCAGATCCGCGATCCCGCCCCGGACGACCTGCCGTTCATCCGCCGCATGATGCTCAACCAGGACCGCCCGGACCACGGCAGGCTGCGGCGCCTGGTCAGCCGGGCCTTCACGCCGAGGCGCGTGGAGCGCTTCGAGTCCCTGGTCCGCGACCGGGCCCGGACCCTGCTCGCGACGGCGGCGGACCGGGCCCGTGACGCCGACGGCACCTGCGATCTCGTCACCGCCGTCACCGACGACTACGCCCTGCTCAATCTCGCCGATCTCCTCGGCGTTCCCGAGAGCGACCGCGGCCTGCTCCTGCACTGGACGCAGCGCGTCATCGGCTACCAGGACCCCGACGAGGCGGGCGAGGCGGTCCGCGGCCCGGACGGCAGGCCGGTCGATCCGCGCTCACCCGCGATGCTGCGTGACATGTTCGCCTACGCGCAGGACCTGGCGGCACACAAGCGCCGCGCGCCCGCCGACATCATGACCACCCTCGCGACGGACCCCGAACTGACGGACCCGGAGCTGGAGATGTTCTTCTTCCTGCTCACCGTCGCGGGCAACGACACCGTGCGCGGCGCGGCGCCCGGCGGGCTGCTCGCGTTCGCCGAGCACCCGGACGCGTACCGCCGCTTCCACGCGGGCGACGCCACGACCGCCACGACCGTGGACGAACTCCTGCGCCATCACCCGCCCGTCCTCACGTTCCGCCGCACGGCCACCCGGGACACCACCCTGGCGGGCCGGGCGATTGGCGCCGGGGACAAGGTGGTCGTCTTCCACGCCTCCGCCAACCACGACGAACGCGTCTTCACGGACCCCCACCGCCTGGACCTGTCCCGCTCCCCCAACCCCCATGTCTCGTTCGGCGACGGACCGCACGTCTGTCTGGGCGCACACTTCGCCCGTCTCCAACTCTCCATCCTGTACGAGGAGTTCCGCGCCACACGGCCCACACCTCCCCAACTGGCGGGCCCGCCCAGGCGCCTGGTCTCCAATTTCATCAACGGTCTGAAGTCGGTGCCGGTACAGATGTAG